A portion of the Phycodurus eques isolate BA_2022a chromosome 3, UOR_Pequ_1.1, whole genome shotgun sequence genome contains these proteins:
- the mfsd3 gene encoding major facilitator superfamily domain-containing protein 3 codes for MNNKLVFLGLLYFVQGIPYGLQSSLLPVYLRGAGHSLTRIGFTKMLYFPWVLKVLWAPLVDRIGTKRRWLVATVSGLALTCLTSSALAPEMHIWGVAGTLLAMNTLASVQDIAVDGAAVGLLKGRGELGLGNTAQVVGYKAGSVFAGGGLLAVIDVAGWSWMFMLLAFVYAGVALFVWGAPVLDDEPARGQQADGSRRGGQGLDALMPWRVWRKLLAVPGTAWTVLYVLTYKLGEQGAVTMFPLFLLDHHMSARELGFWNGVIAMGFSICGSSLGGLLLAQFSIGALMRRVFVLRTISMVFQSSLLTVLEPSALMKGMAVLSMSVQHFLGGLITTLTFTTMMHCTQRAEESIQATHYSFLATLEVLGKLMFSALAGGVVDWFGFQVAFLIFLTLSAGTALHVWTATFTGALREHQLKEQPK; via the exons ATGAATAACAAACTCGTCTTCTTGGGCCTGCTGTACTTTGTCCAAGGCATCCCCTACGGCCTCCAGTCCTCCCTGCTTCCCGTCTACCTGCGCGGAGCTGGCCATTCCCTGACACGCATTGGCTTCACCAAGATGCTCTATTTCCCATGGGTCCTCAAGGTGCTTTGGGCCCCTTTGGTGGACAGGATCGGCACCAAGCGGCGTTGGCTGGTGGCAACAGTGTCTGGACTGGCGCTGACATGTCTCACCAGTTCTGCTTTGGCTCCAGAGATGCACATCTGGGGAGTTGCGGGAACCCTGCTCGCCATGAACACCCTGGCCTCTGTTCAAGATATTGCAGTGGATGGAGCGGCAGTGGGGCTGTTGAAAGGTCGCGGGGAGCTCGGGCTGGGTAACACAGCCCAGGTCGTGGGCTATAAAGCCGGCTCGGTGTTCGCCGGAGGCGGGCTGCTGGCTGTGATCGACGTGGCCGGGTGGAGCTGGATGTTTATGCTGCTCGCGTTCGTGTACGCGGGCGTGGCCCTGTTTGTGTGGGGGGCCCCTGTGTTGGATGATGAGCCTGCGAGGGGCCAACAGGCAGATGGCAGCAGAAGAGGAGGACAGGGACTTGATGCTTTGATGCCTTGGAGAGTGTGGAGGAAGCTGCTGGCTGTCCCAGGCACCGCTTGGACAGTCCTCTATGTGCTCACGTACAAATTGG GCGAGCAGGGCGCAGTCACCATGTTTCCCTTGTTTCTGTTGGATCACCACATGAGCGCCAGGGAGCTGGGCTTCTGGAACGGCGTCATCGCCATGGGCTTCTCCATCTGTGGCTCGTCACTGGGAGGCTTACTGCTCGCTCAGTTCAG CATCGGTGCTCTGATGCGACGTGTTTTTGTCCTGCGAACCATCAGTATGGTCTTCCAGAGCTCCTTACTCACTGTGCTGGAACCATCAGCACTCATGAAAG GTATGGCCGTCTTGAGTATGAGCGTTCAACACTTCCTGGGCGGTCTGATCACCACACTCACCTTCACTACCATGATGCATTGCACTCAGAGGGCCGAGGAGAGCATTCAG GCGACTCACTACAGTTTCCTGGCCACTCTGGAAGTGTTGGGAAAGCTGATGTTCAGCGCTTTGGCCGGGGGTGTGGTGGATTGGTTCGGTTTCCAAGTGGCCTTCCTGATCTTCCTCACCCTCTCTGCTGGAACAGCCCTGCACGTGTGGACGGCTACTTTTACCGGTGCTCTCAGGGAGCACCAACTCAAAGAGCAGCCCAAATGA
- the anxa1a gene encoding annexin A1a isoform X1 has translation MCVAATTDAQDCRRARREGSDGPGSPRGGVCHGYKSNPSARRAPPAKLTPTSTSLSFTATRVVPPASLASLASLAMSFIREFMMQTVYLGMPDESVLKNEGTVKAAPNFSSSGDAAVLDQAIKAKGVDENTIIEILVKRSNEQRQQIKEAYQQASGKPLEAALKKALKGDLEEVVMALLKTPAQYDAQQLKLAMKGLGTDEETLVEILASRTNTEILEIKKAYKEDYKKDLEEDIRSDTSGEFRNALLSLCKANRTEGVCEQLIDSDARSLYEAGEGRRGKDCSAFIEILTVRSAAHLREVFQRYSKYSKVDVAKAIDLEMKGDIENCLTAVVKCAGSRPAFFAEKLYLAMKGSGTRKNILTRIMVSRAEKDLKPIRAEYKKKYGKTLYQDILDDTKGDYEKILLALCGSEN, from the exons ATGTGTGTTGCTGCCACAACTGATG CTCAGGATTGCAGGCGGGCGAGGAGGGAGGGGAGCGATGGGCCGGGCTCGCCTCGAGGTGGAGTTTGCCACGGGTATAAATCCAATCCCTCTGCTCGTCGAGCGCCCCCTGCAAAGCTCACTCCCACCTCAACGTCTCTCTCCTTCACAGCCACACG AGTCGTGCCGCCCGCCAGCCTCGCCAGCCTCGCCAGCCTCGCCATGTCTTTCATCCGGGAGTTCATGATGCAGACAGTCTATCTGGGCATGCCCGATGAGTCA GTCTTAAAGAACGAGGGCACAGTGAAGGCGGCACCCAACTTCAGCTCCAGCGGCGATGCGGCCGTCTTGGACCAGGCCATCAAGGCTAAAG GTGTGGATGAGAACACCATCATTGAAATACTGGTGAAGAGGAGCAATGAGCAGAGGCAGCAAATTAAAGAAGCTTACCAGCAAGCCAGCGGAAAG CCTCTGGAGGCAGCACTGAAGAAGGCGTTGAAGGGAGATTTGGAGGAAGTGGTCATGGCTCTGCTGAAAACACCGGCCCAATATGACGCCCAGCAGCTGAAGCTGGCCATGAAG GGTTTGGGAACTGACGAGGAGACGCTCGTCGAGATTTTGGCCTCTCGAACCAACACGGAGATTTTGGAAATAAAGAAGGCCTACAAGGAAG ATTACAAAAAGGACCTGGAGGAAGACATCAGAAGTGACACCAGCGGAGAGTTCAGAAATGCACTCCTTTCACTCTGCAAG GCCAACCGCACAGAGGGAGTGTGCGAACAGCTGATTGACAGCGACGCCAGGTCTCTGTATGAGGCCGGAGAGGGGAGGAGAGGCAAAGACTGCTCCGCTTTCATTGAAATCCTCACTGTCAGGAGCGCCGCTCATCTCCGTGAAG TGTTTCAGAGGTACTCAAAGTACAGCAAAGTGGACGTGGCCAAGGCAATTGACCTGGAGATGAAGGGTGACATTGAGAATTGCCTAACAGCAGTAG TCAAGTGTGCTGGGAGCAGGCCTGCTTTCTTTGCTGAGAAGCTCTACTTGGCCATGAAG GGATCCGGAACGCGCAAAAACATCCTTACCCGTATCATGGTGAGCCGTGCCGAAAAAGACTTGAAACCAATCAGGGCGGAGTACAAGAAGAAATACGGCAAAACACTCTACCAGGACATTCTG GACGACACTAAAGGAGACTACGAGAAGATCCTGCTTGCTCTGTGCGGGAGTGAGAACTGA
- the anxa1a gene encoding annexin A1a isoform X2 gives MSFIREFMMQTVYLGMPDESVLKNEGTVKAAPNFSSSGDAAVLDQAIKAKGVDENTIIEILVKRSNEQRQQIKEAYQQASGKPLEAALKKALKGDLEEVVMALLKTPAQYDAQQLKLAMKGLGTDEETLVEILASRTNTEILEIKKAYKEDYKKDLEEDIRSDTSGEFRNALLSLCKANRTEGVCEQLIDSDARSLYEAGEGRRGKDCSAFIEILTVRSAAHLREVFQRYSKYSKVDVAKAIDLEMKGDIENCLTAVVKCAGSRPAFFAEKLYLAMKGSGTRKNILTRIMVSRAEKDLKPIRAEYKKKYGKTLYQDILDDTKGDYEKILLALCGSEN, from the exons ATGTCTTTCATCCGGGAGTTCATGATGCAGACAGTCTATCTGGGCATGCCCGATGAGTCA GTCTTAAAGAACGAGGGCACAGTGAAGGCGGCACCCAACTTCAGCTCCAGCGGCGATGCGGCCGTCTTGGACCAGGCCATCAAGGCTAAAG GTGTGGATGAGAACACCATCATTGAAATACTGGTGAAGAGGAGCAATGAGCAGAGGCAGCAAATTAAAGAAGCTTACCAGCAAGCCAGCGGAAAG CCTCTGGAGGCAGCACTGAAGAAGGCGTTGAAGGGAGATTTGGAGGAAGTGGTCATGGCTCTGCTGAAAACACCGGCCCAATATGACGCCCAGCAGCTGAAGCTGGCCATGAAG GGTTTGGGAACTGACGAGGAGACGCTCGTCGAGATTTTGGCCTCTCGAACCAACACGGAGATTTTGGAAATAAAGAAGGCCTACAAGGAAG ATTACAAAAAGGACCTGGAGGAAGACATCAGAAGTGACACCAGCGGAGAGTTCAGAAATGCACTCCTTTCACTCTGCAAG GCCAACCGCACAGAGGGAGTGTGCGAACAGCTGATTGACAGCGACGCCAGGTCTCTGTATGAGGCCGGAGAGGGGAGGAGAGGCAAAGACTGCTCCGCTTTCATTGAAATCCTCACTGTCAGGAGCGCCGCTCATCTCCGTGAAG TGTTTCAGAGGTACTCAAAGTACAGCAAAGTGGACGTGGCCAAGGCAATTGACCTGGAGATGAAGGGTGACATTGAGAATTGCCTAACAGCAGTAG TCAAGTGTGCTGGGAGCAGGCCTGCTTTCTTTGCTGAGAAGCTCTACTTGGCCATGAAG GGATCCGGAACGCGCAAAAACATCCTTACCCGTATCATGGTGAGCCGTGCCGAAAAAGACTTGAAACCAATCAGGGCGGAGTACAAGAAGAAATACGGCAAAACACTCTACCAGGACATTCTG GACGACACTAAAGGAGACTACGAGAAGATCCTGCTTGCTCTGTGCGGGAGTGAGAACTGA